A genomic region of Papaver somniferum cultivar HN1 chromosome 7, ASM357369v1, whole genome shotgun sequence contains the following coding sequences:
- the LOC113294196 gene encoding uncharacterized protein LOC113294196, which yields MFHAAPKTSTVKGHLFLKTYNEEHTCYAGYSDGTKADPVTRELFKSLIFDQIEQNPNKKVRDIVREFKSDYGLELSYDQAHAGKELCLKELYGEDTKSYTDLVWWCEDVKKHDPGIFPLAYGIVSGETIENWHWFLEKLKTILGPRHLKNNVRGKTNKKKGEHGAAMDLFKQCFYSSTHEGFHQGMQKLKDMGCDGRQKFLSDLPVECWSNAYCMGCRYGDMCSNIAESFNSWIKEAKGMPIATLFNWIRLKIMDQMSKTKLKGATYKGFICPRLEKKVMASIRAGFQWRITKSGDMKWEVFDGKHTHVVNIAKFQCSCRVWFTEQFPCDQAIACMHSNKINVYQYINPYFSIASFRSSYDPIKPIPDYDKPIDVATGDLVNPPTVLGKKPGRPKKKRIPNTGSASFKRPITCGNCHTQAHHNKTTCPHPPAKKQF from the exons ATGTTCCATGCAGCTCCGAAGACTTCCACTGTGAAGGGTCATTTGTTCCTCAAGACCTATAACGAGGAACATACATGCTATGCTGGTTATAGTGACGGAACAAAGGCTGATCCGGTTACGCGCGAACTTTTCAAGAGCTTGATATTTGACCAGATCGAACAGAATCCCAACAAAAAAGTcagggatattgttagagaattcAAAAGTGATTATGGGTTAGAATTAAGCTACGATCAGGCGCATGCCGGGAAAGAATTATGTTTGAAGGAATTGTATGGCGAGGACACTAAATCATACACCGACCTGGTCTGGTGGTGTGAAGACGTGAAGAAACACGATCCAG GAATATTTCCTCTGGCGTACGGTATCGTATCAGGTGAAACTATTGAGAATTGGCATTGGTTTTTGGAGAAACTAAAAACTATCTTGGGTCCTCGT CATTTGAAGAATAATGTCCGCGGTAAGACCAACAAGAAAAAGGGAGAGCATGGTGCTGCGATGgatttattcaaacaatgtttCTATTCATCAACGCATGAAGGTTTTCATCAAGGTATGCAAAAGTTGAAGGATATGGGATGTGATGGTCGTCAAAAATTCTTGAGTGACCTTCCAGTGGAATGTTGGTCCAATGCATATTGTATGGGCTGTCGTTATGGCGACATGTGTTCAAACATTGCAGAGTCGTTCAACTCTTGGATTAAGGAAGCAAAAGGTATGCCTATTGCAACACTTTTCAACTGGATTAGACTTAAAATTATGGATCAGATGAGTAAAACTAAGTTGAAGGGGGCGACGTATAAAGGATTCATTTGTCCCAGGCTAGAGAAAAAAGTGATGGCTTCCATTCGTGCTGGTTTCCAGTGGAGAATAACCAAGTCTGGTGACATGAAGTGGGAAGTTTTTGATGGAAAGCACACGCATGTTGTTAATATTGCAAAGTTTCAATGCAGCTGCAGGGTTTGGTTTACTGAGCAGTTCCCTTGTGATCAGGCTATTGCGTGTATGCATTCAAATAAGATCAATGTTTACCAGTACATTAATCCGTATTTCAGCATTGCTAGCTTTCGTTCTTCGTATGATCCTATCAAGCCCATTCCCGATTACGACAAGCCTATTGATGTTGCTACAGGAGATCTCGTGAACCCACCAACTGTCCTAGGAAAAAAACCTGGTAGGCCGAAGAAGAAGCGGATTCCTAACACTGGTAGCGCAAGTTTCAAGAGACCAATTACGTGCGGTAACTGCCATACTCAGGCACATCATAACAAGACAACGTGTCCACATCCTCCTGCGAAAAAGCAATTTTAA
- the LOC113294197 gene encoding putative disease resistance protein RGA1 → MADAIVSFLIQELGSVIKQEIEQEVRLVVGVRTEVRRLQKTFETLQTVLNEAEQRQMNDASVKIWLDNLKNAAYGMEDVVDEWATEIRLLQLEKKNHEVSSSFPCTLFFSCFKQTALRHKIGSRIKAIRETLDFIREEKDQFRFSTSERVRDGPQTIRTETSYIIVDPDICGRDYDKNIILNKLLGSGSSTISYQNDERSDPRIISIIGMGGLGKTTLAQLVFNHDSIKSHFEIPMWVCVSDPFDRTMVAKAIIREATKKDTQTLEWNALHRELCDSIKGKKFILVLDDVSTKDPKKLDPLKHLLALGAEGSRMLVTTRNESVASSINSWKYKLEKLSPTNSRSLLCRKAFCGYENKEDPVLNKISFGISDKCCGLPLALSLLGSLLNKRIDEENWGRILNSKFWELKGFDHNQKLLNPAFLLSYDGLSSSLKNCFAYCSTFQKDKKIKKRTLINLWMAQGLINSKEPELLGEEYIDELASHSFFQDFSEDNKGNIFFKMHDLIHDFAQFLTTPCYISLYNDEKILFNQENSGSNPIHLSFKYDELNSKSVGFFHESIRKVCNIRTLQTVQSWRGRECLFEFGNLSSDLINHLKCLRVLKMKHMGITQLPDEIYKLIHLRYLDLSGNYVLSELPKSVGRLINLQTLKLKDCDGLHQLPGEMKGMISLRNLDIRGCYRMKYLPKVTGNWKYLQSLSTFILSDTSEGCKLEELKYQNLLKYRLEIYGLEILKATQEAAEAQLHKKSQLIELMLDFKPTGGTPFGQREGDVLEQTPEDVLAESVLGVLQPHSNLKKLTVSNYLGFKFPSWMSNTKALSHLRCLELKRCIHCSELPVLGLLPSLEVLGIYQLLNLKHIGVEIYGGGKCIPQVAFPKLKTLNIDFASSLEVWEFGNEHVKVTSIFPCVTSIHLNKCRKLIALPALGELPSLQTLSVSGSDQLVSISDEFCGTLSHSLTRLTAFPKLNSLMIFGLANLEVVNLCGMPCLQILDIKRCPKLNSLTFRIKSLPSLEKLNLVLLTNLREFIVQEEDDEEDGDLQLPRLLKVQLAGCDNLRLFPRHRLIQESLRHI, encoded by the coding sequence atggcTGATGCTATTGTTTCTTTTCTGATTCAGGAATTAGGTTCTGTTATTAAGCAAGAAATAGAACAAGAAGTGAGGTTGGTAGTAGGTGTTCGGACCGAGGTCAGGAGGCTCCAAAAAACATTTGAAACCCTCCAAACTGTGCTTAATGAAGCTGAGCAAAGGCAAATGAATGATGCATCAGTGAAGATTTGGTTAGACAATCTAAAAAACGCAGCTTATGGAATGGAAGACGTTGTGGACGAGTGGGCAACGGAAATTCGATTATTACAACTGGAAAAGAAAAATCATGAGGTATCCTCTTCTTTTCCATGCACTCTATTTTTCTCGTGTTTCAAACAAACTGCTTTACGGCATAAAATTGGTTCTAGGATAAAAGCTATCAGAGAGACACTAGACTTTATAAGAGAAGAGAAAGATCAATTTCGATTTAGCACAAGTGAGAGAGTTCGAGATGGTCCTCAAACTATCCGAACAGAAACTAGTTATATCATCGTAGATCCAGATATTTGTGGTCGCGATTAtgacaaaaacataattctgaataAACTATTAGGCAGTGGGAGTAGTACTATTAGCTATCAAAATGATGAAAGAAGCGACCCCCGCATCATCTCTATTATTGGGATGGGAGGTCTAGGCAAGACTACTCTGGCCCAACTAGTATTTAACCATGATAGCATAAAATCCCACTTTGAAATACCTATGTGGGTCTGTGTTTCCGATCCTTTTGATCGCACGATGGTTGCAAAGGCAATCATACGAGAGGCTACCAAAAAAGACACACAAACCTTAGAATGGAATGCTTTGCACAGAGAATTATGTGATTCTATTAAGGGGAAAAAATTCATTCTTGTGCTCGACGATGTGTCGACTAAGGATCCAAAAAAATTGGATCCTCTGAAGCATTTACTCGCTCTTGGAGCAGAGGGAAGTCGCATGTTGGTCACCACCCGAAATGAGAGTGTTGCATCTAGCATAAACTCTTGGAAATATAAGCTGGAAAAATTGTCCCCTACCAATAGTAGATCATTGTTATGCCGTAAAGCTTTTTGTGGATACGAGAATAAAGAGGACCCAGTTCTAAACAAAATTAGTTTTGGAATATCAGATAAGTGCTGCGGTTTACCTCTAGCTTTAAGTCTTTTGGGAAGTCTGTTGAACAAAAGAATAGATGAAGAGAATTGGGGTCGTATATTAAACAGCAAATTTTGGGAACTAAAAGGTTTTgatcacaaccaaaaacttttgaATCCAGCATTCCTGTTGAGTTATGATGGCCTTTCGTCAAGCCTAAAAAATTGTTTTGCATATTgttcaacatttcaaaaagaCAAAAAGATAAAAAAGCGTACATTAATTAACCTCTGGATGGCACAAGGTCTTATTAACTCAAAAGAGCCCGAGTTACTGGGTGAAGAGTATATTGATGAGTTAGCTTCTCATTCCTTCTTTCAAGATTTCTCCGAGGACAACAAGGGCAATATTTTCTTCAAGATGCACGATCTTATTCATGATTTTGCCCAGTTTCTCACCACTCCTTGTTATATCTCTCTTTACAATGATGAAAAAATTCTTTTTAACCAGGAAAATAGTGGTAGTAATCCTATCCATTTGAGTTTTAAATATGATGAACTTAATTCAAAATCAGTTGGGTTCTTTCATGAGTCGATAAGAAAAGTTTGTAATATCCGTACTCTGCAAACAGTGCAAAGTTGGAGAGGTCGCGAATGCCTATTTGAATTTGGAAATCTGTCTTCTGATTTAATCAATCATCTAAAATGTCTTAGGGTATTGAAAATGAAACACATGGGCATCACTCAACTCCCTGACGAAATTTATAAACTCATACATCTCAGATATCTTGATTTGTCTGGTAATTATGTGTTAAGTGAGTTGCCGAAATCAGTTGGTAGATTAATTAACTTACAAACTTTGAAACTAAAAGACTGTGACGGACTTCACCAACTTCCTGGAGAGATGAAGGGAATGATTAGCTTGAGAAACCTTGATATTAGAGGTTGTTATAGAATGAAGTACTTACCAAAGGTTACTGGAAATTGGAAATATCTCCAATCTCTAAGCACGTTTATTTTGAGTGATACAAGTGAAGGATGCAAATTGGAAGAGTTAAAATATCAGAATCTCTTAAAATATCGCTTAGAAATATATGGGTTAGAGATATTGAAAGCAACACAGGAAGCTGCCGAAGCTCAACTTCACAAGAAAAGTCAACTCATTGAGCTTATGCTAGATTTTAAACCTACTGGCGGAACACCGTTCGGACAAAGAGAAGGTGACGTACTTGAGCAAACCCCGGAGGACGTTCTTGCAGAAAGTGTGCTGGGAGTTCTCCAGCCTCATTCGAATCTGAAGAAGCTGACCGTATCCAATTACTTGGGGTTCAAGTTCCCAAGTTGGATGAGCAATACCAAAGCATTATCACATTTACGTTGTCTAGAACTAAAGCGCTGCATCCATTGTTCAGAACTTCCAGTTTTGGGATTGCTACCATCGCTTGAAGTCCTCGGAATATATCAGTTACTCAACCTAAAGCACATTGGGGTTGAAATTTATGGCGGGGGGAAATGTATACCTCAAGTTGCATTCCCAAAGTTGAAAACTCTTAATATTGATTTTGCATCTAGTTTGGAAGTATGGGAATTCGGTAATGAACATGTAAAGGTAACATCGATTTTTCCTTGTGTTACAAGCATCCATCTCAACAAGTGCAGAAAATTAATTGCACTGCCTGCCTTAGGTGAACTTCCATCTCTTCAAACTCTTTCTGTATCTGGGTCGGATCAGCTCGTAAGTATCTCTGATGAGTTTTGTGGGACTTTAAGCCATTCCCTTACTAGGTTGACGGCATTTCCAAAGTTAAACAGTCTTATGATTTTTGGATTGGCTAATCTGGAGGTAGTTAATTTGTGTGGAATGCCATGTCTCCAAATACTGGATATTAAAAGGTGCCCGAAACTGAATTCGTTGACATTTCGGATTAAATCACTGCCATCTCTTGAAAAGCTCAACTTAGTTTTACTAACAAACTTGAGGGAGTTTATAGTtcaagaagaagatgacgagGAAGATGGAGACTTGCAGCTGCCCCGTCTATTGAAAGTTCAACTTGCAGGTTGTGATAACTTAAGATTGTTCCCTCGCCATCGCCTGATCCAGGAATCTCTAAGACATATCTAG